In Vicinamibacteria bacterium, the following proteins share a genomic window:
- a CDS encoding GNAT family N-acetyltransferase: MTRSGGDAVSPPEHIGPEHDVSSFRSGVPVLDDWLKHRALANDQAGASRTYVVCAANQKVVGYYALASGSVAAHAATGRTRRNMPDPVPVMVLGRLAVDETHQGRGMGRALLRDAILRTLQAAEIGGIRAILVHAISEDAKRFYEACGFHASPLDPMTLMITIADAERAIQKE; encoded by the coding sequence ATGACCCGGAGCGGCGGAGACGCCGTCAGCCCCCCCGAGCACATCGGACCGGAACACGATGTGTCGTCGTTTCGTTCCGGGGTCCCGGTTCTCGACGACTGGCTGAAACACCGCGCCCTGGCGAACGACCAGGCCGGAGCGTCGCGCACGTACGTCGTTTGCGCCGCGAACCAGAAGGTCGTCGGCTATTACGCTCTGGCTAGTGGCAGCGTGGCGGCGCACGCGGCGACGGGCCGCACCCGACGGAACATGCCCGATCCCGTTCCCGTGATGGTGCTCGGACGATTAGCTGTCGACGAGACGCACCAGGGACGCGGCATGGGCCGAGCTCTTCTGCGGGACGCGATCCTGAGAACCCTCCAGGCGGCCGAGATTGGCGGCATTCGCGCAATCCTGGTTCATGCGATCTCGGAGGACGCGAAACGGTTCTACGAAGCGTGCGGGTTCCACGCCTCGCCGCTCGACCCGATGACGCTGATGATCACCATCGCGGATGCCGAGAGGGCCATCCAGAAGG
- a CDS encoding DUF1778 domain-containing protein, protein MASTVINLRADKAKRALIDRAAEAVGKNRSEFMLEAACREAEGILLDRTFFHLDEKTYKKFIAALDRSPEENPRLRRLLTSKPPWER, encoded by the coding sequence ATGGCAAGCACGGTGATCAACCTTCGAGCCGACAAGGCGAAACGGGCACTCATCGATCGGGCCGCCGAGGCAGTTGGCAAGAACCGCTCGGAATTCATGCTCGAGGCGGCCTGCCGCGAAGCGGAGGGGATTCTTCTGGATCGCACCTTCTTCCATCTCGACGAGAAGACGTACAAGAAATTTATCGCTGCTCTGGACCGATCGCCCGAAGAGAATCCGCGTCTCCGGCGGCTGCTCACGTCGAAGCCTCCCTGGGAGCGATGA